The proteins below come from a single Campylobacter sp. CCUG 57310 genomic window:
- a CDS encoding ParA family protein → MTNNKKYLIWNNKGGVGKTFLTYSLSVEYAIAHPDEDIIVIDACPQSNVSEIILGGNGKGEANLDAFREKERSIAGYIKERFRKSQLTKLGNEYTYFVKASEVNKQMPDNLYLLPGDIDLDICSKLIAYIGSSPAKGSWKASRSLITDLIEAFETNKDSENRAKTFFIDCNPSFANYTELAVLASNRIIVPCTADAASIRGIKNLIKLIYGISVDNKAMEDEYLNFSNEVKEHKLKEPLLHIFIQNRSRTNERDATKAFRSHAEEIERITNDLTKNHPHLFTQSTCDRRVANVKDGNTLAAIINHEGCPISKLQHKQYTIYGQQTQANKAQIDALNEDIQGIIEII, encoded by the coding sequence ATGACAAATAATAAGAAATATCTTATCTGGAATAATAAGGGCGGGGTTGGCAAAACGTTTTTAACTTATAGTTTGTCTGTTGAATATGCTATTGCACATCCAGACGAAGATATTATTGTAATTGATGCTTGTCCTCAGTCAAATGTCTCAGAGATTATACTTGGAGGCAATGGTAAAGGAGAAGCCAACTTAGACGCGTTTAGAGAAAAAGAAAGAAGTATAGCCGGATATATCAAAGAAAGATTTAGAAAATCGCAACTAACAAAACTTGGCAATGAATATACATACTTTGTTAAAGCAAGCGAAGTAAACAAGCAAATGCCTGACAACTTATACTTGCTACCGGGCGACATAGACTTAGATATTTGTTCTAAGCTTATTGCCTACATAGGCTCATCTCCCGCTAAGGGTTCTTGGAAAGCAAGTCGCTCGCTAATTACTGATTTAATCGAAGCTTTTGAAACAAACAAAGACTCTGAAAATAGAGCCAAAACGTTCTTTATAGACTGCAACCCTAGCTTTGCAAACTACACTGAATTAGCGGTTTTGGCTTCAAATAGAATTATCGTTCCCTGCACAGCGGATGCTGCTTCTATAAGAGGAATAAAAAATTTAATTAAATTAATTTATGGAATATCTGTTGATAACAAAGCGATGGAGGATGAATACTTAAATTTTAGCAATGAAGTTAAAGAACATAAGTTAAAAGAACCTCTATTGCATATCTTTATACAAAATAGATCAAGAACAAATGAAAGAGATGCAACAAAAGCATTTCGCTCACATGCTGAAGAAATTGAGCGCATAACTAATGATTTAACAAAAAACCATCCACATCTTTTTACTCAATCTACATGCGATAGAAGAGTGGCAAACGTCAAAGACGGTAACACGCTTGCAGCAATTATCAACCATGAAGGATGCCCTATTAGCAAATTACAACACAAGCAATATACAATATACGGACAGCAAACACAAGCAAATAAAGCCCAGATTGACGCATTAAATGAAGATATTCAAGGTATCATAGAAATTATTTAG